One Lentibacillus cibarius DNA window includes the following coding sequences:
- a CDS encoding ABC1 kinase family protein, whose amino-acid sequence MLFERQFRHTKRYQEIVNTFIRYGFGYVLYRIGITDRDLSKKDESTDANVNLQNIGRRLRYTLQDLGPTFIKLGQVASTRHDVLPREIITELEKLQDHVTVLPFDHVRQTIESELDDELEHLFVHVEPEPLATASIGQVHAAKLFTGEDVVIKVQRPGLKPIVETDMEILVRIGNLLEERTEWAKRYRIQAIIQELSFSLRNELDYLIEGHSGERIANQFQNKIGVRVPAIYWDFTTQKVLTMEPISGIKISDIETLDAEGYDRKLLAKRLSDAMLTQILDEGFFHADPHSGNVYILPKNTIAFLDFGEVGRLSEGMTYHISSIIYNLHNGDTQALIRTFAKMDLIDEKTDINAFQRDLGALHERYANLMLKDMSLGKVIIEIFQVAYHHAIDIPSEMAMVSKTILTLEGVIGRLDPEFSIMKAAEPYARKLLKRRYSPRRILRKSMNEIVENVEILSGLPKDLKDVMSTLQRGRVGLDINVKQAERFLDRFDKISNRLSFSIIMLAFSILMAGLIIGSAITDQSTVIWKLPIIEIGAVIATLMFILMVITIIRSGRM is encoded by the coding sequence GTGCTGTTTGAGAGGCAATTCAGGCATACGAAGCGTTATCAGGAGATTGTTAATACATTTATTCGTTATGGGTTTGGTTATGTTCTTTATCGAATTGGTATTACGGATCGGGATTTATCGAAAAAGGATGAGTCCACGGATGCAAATGTAAATCTGCAAAATATTGGAAGGAGATTGCGCTATACGCTGCAGGATCTTGGGCCAACATTTATTAAGCTTGGGCAGGTTGCCAGCACACGGCATGACGTCCTTCCGCGGGAAATCATTACTGAGCTGGAGAAGCTGCAGGACCATGTGACGGTGCTGCCTTTTGATCATGTGCGGCAGACGATCGAATCGGAGCTGGACGATGAACTGGAGCATCTTTTTGTTCATGTGGAACCAGAACCGCTTGCCACGGCGTCGATTGGTCAGGTGCATGCTGCAAAGCTTTTTACCGGAGAAGATGTGGTAATAAAAGTTCAGCGCCCCGGTTTGAAACCGATTGTGGAAACAGATATGGAAATACTGGTCAGGATCGGGAACTTGCTGGAGGAACGCACCGAATGGGCGAAACGATATCGAATTCAGGCAATCATTCAGGAATTATCATTTTCTCTACGTAATGAACTGGATTATTTGATAGAAGGACACAGTGGCGAGCGAATCGCCAATCAGTTTCAAAATAAGATAGGTGTTCGCGTTCCGGCGATTTATTGGGATTTCACAACACAAAAAGTGCTGACGATGGAACCTATCAGTGGAATTAAGATTTCTGATATTGAGACACTTGATGCGGAAGGCTATGATCGGAAGCTGCTGGCAAAACGGCTGTCAGATGCGATGCTGACGCAGATTCTTGACGAAGGATTTTTCCATGCTGATCCGCATTCGGGAAATGTGTATATTTTACCAAAGAACACGATAGCCTTTCTGGATTTCGGTGAAGTGGGACGGTTAAGTGAGGGGATGACTTATCATATTTCATCCATCATTTATAACTTACATAATGGTGATACGCAAGCGCTGATCAGGACGTTTGCCAAAATGGATCTGATTGATGAAAAAACGGACATAAATGCGTTTCAGCGTGATTTAGGTGCACTGCATGAACGTTATGCCAATCTCATGCTTAAGGACATGAGCCTCGGGAAAGTTATTATCGAAATCTTCCAGGTGGCGTATCATCATGCTATTGACATCCCATCCGAAATGGCGATGGTGAGCAAAACTATTTTGACGCTGGAAGGGGTGATTGGCAGGCTTGATCCCGAATTCAGCATCATGAAAGCGGCGGAACCTTATGCGAGAAAGCTACTGAAACGACGGTATAGCCCTCGTCGGATTTTACGGAAATCGATGAATGAAATCGTGGAAAACGTTGAAATCCTCTCCGGTTTGCCTAAAGATTTAAAAGACGTTATGTCGACGCTCCAGCGAGGCAGAGTCGGACTTGATATTAATGTGAAACAAGCGGAAAGGTTTCTTGACCGATTTGATAAAATCAGCAACCGATTGTCGTTTAGTATTATCATGCTCGCGTTCAGCATTCTGATGGCAGGCCTGATTATCGGATCCGCCATCACCGACCAAAGCACGGTCATATGGAAACTTCCTATCATCGAAATCGGCGCCGTCATCGCAACACTCATGTTCATTCTCATGGTCATCACCATCATCCGCTCCGGCCGCATGTAG